A portion of the Salarias fasciatus chromosome 15, fSalaFa1.1, whole genome shotgun sequence genome contains these proteins:
- the sf3b6 gene encoding splicing factor 3B subunit 6, which translates to MAMQAAKRANIRLPPEVNRILYVRNLPYKITAEEMYDIFGKYGPIRQIRTGNTPETRGTAYVVYEDIFDAKNACDHLSGFNVCNRYLVVLYYNANRAFQKMDTKKKEEQLKLLKEKYGINTDPPK; encoded by the exons ATGGCTATGCAGGCGGCGAAACGCGCTAAC ATCCGATTACCTCCGGAGGTGAACAGAATCCTGTATGTCAGGAACCTTCCTTACAAGATCACAGCTGAAGAAATGTACGACATCTTTGGGAAGTACGGACCGATTCGTCAGATCAGAAC AGGGAACACGCCCGAAACCAGAGGAACGGCTTACGTCGTGTACGAAGACATCTTCGACGCCAAGAACGCCTGTGACCATCTGTCGGGCTTCAACGTGTGCAACCGCTACCTGGTGGTCCTCTACTACAACGCCAACAGG GCTTTCCAGAAAATGGacacaaagaagaaagaggagcagctgaagctcctcaAGGAGAAATACGGCATCAACACAGACCCTCCCAAGTAG